In Amphiura filiformis chromosome 1, Afil_fr2py, whole genome shotgun sequence, the following are encoded in one genomic region:
- the LOC140153840 gene encoding uncharacterized protein yields MNGQIPDNLAPFQYEPRFTAEEIQRRREQLQDEVQNVVAEVDHNDDRNRILQQRLEGELAVERWCDCNNCDVPQNPTRQMCECCHEHTALDEKLEDYNCITEHPDFAPVCLTPAVLHMVVNSLKEVRGYGPGGDGWTNRLYRHVSYRAYTYWIHQRLGRYNRRATPACVVLTIRANFPEENDESYISFKEADEVGDAWHL; encoded by the exons ATGAACGGGCAAATCCCAGATAATTTAGCACCCTTTCAGTATGAGCCCCGTTTTACGGCTGAAGAAATACAGAGGCGCCGAGAACAACTGCAAGACGAAGTTCAAAATGTAGTGGCTGAAGTTGATCATAATGATGATCGGAACAGAATTCTGCAGCAAAGACTCGAAG GTGAACTCGCAGTTGAAAGATGGTGCGACTGTAACAATTGTGATGTGCCACAAAATCCGACAAGGCAAATGTGTGAGTGCTGCCACGAGCATACAGCATTGGATGAAAAGCTTGAGGATTATAATTGTATCACCGAACATCCGGATTTTGCCCCAGTTTGCCTTACCCCTGCTGTTTTACATATGGTTGTAAATAGCCTAAAGGAGGTGCGTGGGTATGGCCCTGGCGGAGATGGTTGGACAAACAG GCTCTATCGTCATGTTTCGTACCGGGCATACACCTATTGGATTCACCAACGGCTTGGCCGGTACAACAGGAGGGCTACACCAGCATGTGTTGTTCTTACGATCAGGGCCAATTTCCCAGAGGAAAATGATGAGAGCTACATATCCTTCAAAGAAGCGGATGAAGTGGGTGATGCATGGCATTTGTAA